Genomic window (Paraglaciecola psychrophila 170):
AGAAAGCAAAACAGAGGGGACTGGTGAATGAGGTTTAAGTACTTAACGATCTAATGGAATAGGTCTTAAGATTGGCAGCGGAAGTTACCGAAGCAAATCAGCAAAAATTATTGACAATTAAAACCTTAATGAACGAGGACTAGATTATAAGTCTACAAGACGCGCAGGCTTGTAAAACACAAGTGTCGGTTTCTTACATCAAAGCCTTAGATATAAGTCAAATAAAAACTAGGCTAATCATGTTGAGGCAACGTAAAAAATAATATGGTTAATTTTAATTGTCGAAACGCGACTATTGAATGATTTGCTGCAGCACATGAGTGGTGTTAGGCGCCACGTCTTGACCTTGGGTTATTGCTGTTTCAACACATAACATCGTAAGATAACCATCATCTGACATATCCCCCATACTAATAGATTTTTCTTGCCATGGGTTCCATACAACTATGCTGTCGTGGCCTGATGACATTATATCAGTCTTAATTTCACCATCTGCAATCGTCAAGGTTTTTGGCTGCTCCTGATGTACTCTGTCTGTTTCTTCGTTGAACTTGTATGCTTGGGGTGTATCCAATATTTGATAACCACGAGTTTTATCTGAGTATTTTTTAGACAAACCTAACAACTCACATTGCTTTATATCAGAAATAGCAAAGTAACTATGTAACGCGCTGTTATAGGTTAAAGGAGTATCACCAAGGTTGGTGGTACACAATTGTATCGTTAACTGTTGTTCAACATGCACCACTAAAACGAGTTGCACGTCACCTTCAAATCCATCGCCTTTGCTAGTGTGTGGTTTTAGGGTAACGGTTGTGCCCGTTCTTGTTTCTTCGCAACTGATAATTTGCCATGTTTGGGTGCGCACATAACCGTGCGCTGCTAGATTAGTCTTGGATTTA
Coding sequences:
- a CDS encoding D-hexose-6-phosphate mutarotase: MLPTDSTTIITRDNIQLLHIENAFAYAEISLFGGHILSFKPKHDHRERLWVSQHAFFDAKKPIRGGIPVCWPWFGPHKSKTNLAAHGYVRTQTWQIISCEETRTGTTVTLKPHTSKGDGFEGDVQLVLVVHVEQQLTIQLCTTNLGDTPLTYNSALHSYFAISDIKQCELLGLSKKYSDKTRGYQILDTPQAYKFNEETDRVHQEQPKTLTIADGEIKTDIMSSGHDSIVVWNPWQEKSISMGDMSDDGYLTMLCVETAITQGQDVAPNTTHVLQQIIQ